DNA sequence from the Candida dubliniensis CD36 chromosome 5, complete sequence genome:
TATGaaagaataaaattgattgatcgATTTCAGGTCCACACAAAAACAACTctgtaaaaaaaaaaataacctgaaataaaataaaatgcCAGTACTTGTGTGTTTGCTATTTTAAGGGAGTTGATCGTATCTGAGAATTGGATTCAATATTTCATCTATTCCCTACTGTCTTccatacttttttttttctctttttttacAGATctggtttctttttttgaaagtatttttcaatttagtaTTCATTTGTTTTCTGGCCTAGAAGAATCCAACTCAACCCAGCAATGAGATCTTCTGGGTATTTAAATTCCAACAATGGTTCATCGACGTCTTTGGAATCAAATAATGTAAACAAATCGACCgataaaaatcaattgtatCTCAAAGTTGTTTGTAATTGTGCTACAGATTTAGTGCCACAAGGTATTACAGGAACTGGCAGTGAGTCCAAAAAAACTTATTCTTCGAgcaaatcaatcaatccaGTTTTGGTTGTCCAATTAAACAATACTATTAAATCGACCTCCAAGAAATTAAACACCAATCAGCCAAGTTGGAATGATGAGCTTTACATGCCATTAAAACACCAAGATGATTCATCTTTGTTAATATTTTCTGTGTGGGACAAGCATACTAGATACAAAAACTATCTAGGAGAATTAAGATTGAACGTGAGAGATGTTTTCGTTGATAATGGTAATTTTGTCGATAAGACTGAATTGAAATGGTACCACTTGAATTCCAATACCAAATATCATTCATTTATCACGGGCTCGATTTTGGTTGGTTTTGAATTAgtaatcaaaaataaaaagaagcGGTTCCACAGTTCCTATAACGATAAATTCCAGCAATTGTCTATAGATTCAGACGTTGAATCTGCATTTAAAAGCTGGTTGTCTAATTTGACTAAGCCTACAATTTATTCTGtaaataacaaaataaacCCCAATGACCAAGGAttttatgatgatgaattggtGAATGAAGCTGATCTAGAATCCGTTTTGACGGACAAATCCAAGAAAAGCCATTTGAATGTTCCTGGGGTAAATGGTCTATTGTCGGTACCTGGTGATGATTCTAATGATGCGGGTTCCTTTTCCGATACATCATTTCTTTCTGATGGTGGATATGCAAGTGATGCATCTGCTAATTTGTTTGACCACAGAGAGGCGTTGCCCGATCTGAAGAAATCAAGAATAAAGTCCAAAATGAGACTTCGCAGatcaaaacaagaatatgaaaattttgaacTAGCAAGCCGTCAGGTTCTTGGTGTTGTGTTTATTGAAATCGTTTCGTGTGAGGATTTACCACCTTATAAAAACTTCACCCGTACGTCTTTTGATATGGATCCATTTGTGGTTGTTAGTTTTGGTAAGAAAACATTTAGAACTGGATGGAAAAGACACACTTTAAATCCTGTTTTCAACGAACGGTTAGCTTTTGAGTTACTTCCTCATGAAAGTAATTTCAGTATTCAGTTCTTGGTGCTTGATAAGGATCATTTCTCGTTTCATGATAATGTGGCTCATATTTCTTTGCCCTTGAGAACGTTGACTGAGTATGCGACTGCAAAACCAACTGAAGGCGAAAACTCTGATGTCAATACCAGTgacagcaacagcaataGCCAGATAGGAAATGGCTTTACCACTGAGGATACAGAATTCCCAGAAAATGATTCTGTACAAATTATAGAGAATGAGACTCCAAGTAACAAACAGAGTCGTAAAAGATATTTATCTCGGAAAAAGGTTGTTAAGACACAtttagatttgaaaaagtttAAAGCAATGTCCTTAAGTTTGCAGTTGCATGATCAAAAGTATATTGGTAAATATGCACCCAAATTAAAGATTAGAGTTAGATTTGAAACTTATCCAGAATTGCGCAAGAAATTTTGGAGAGTCTTGTTAGAAGAAAGTATTTCTACCCCAGATAATCGTGACAGTTGCGATTACATTGAATTAATATCTTTGTTAGACACGTTGGGTTGTGTTAATAGTGATGAATTGGTGgaattattttattcaaatttggGGAAACTGTCCTGGGGAGGtgatttgttattttttgatgAAATCGTTGATCAGATGGAAACCTACATCAATCAAAATGCTGACAATGGTAAAgtcaaaatatttgaatttgaaaaatgtcCAATTTGTAACCAAAAACGAGTTTCGAAAAAGCAAGATTTGGATATAATCACCCATTTTGCTATATGTGCTAGTAAAGATTGGAGTGTGGTTAGTAAATTACTCCTGTCGTCTTATGTTACACCTACTCAGGCTACGAAAAAATGGTTTACCAAGGCATTGATTAAATTGACATATGGGAAATACAAATTAGGTGGGAATTCTGCCAATATCTTGGTTCAGGATAGAATGACAGGAATTATAgtggaagaaaaaatgaGTGTTTACGTGAGATTAGGTATAAGATTATTGTATAAGGGATTGGATAAAGCCCGATCGAAGCGAGTTAGAATtttattgaagaatatgTCAATAAAACAGGGCAAAAAATTTGATGCACCACAACTGAAATCAGATATAGCTTCATTTATTAGGTTTCATAAACTAGACCTTGATGAATGTGAAATAGATGATCCGTCACAATTTGCTACCTTTAATGACTTTTTCTATAGGAAACTAAAACCAGGGGCCAGAGAAATTGAAGACGAAAAGAACTCCAAGATTGTTACTAGTCCAGCAGATTGTCGGTCGGTGgtttttgaatcaattgataaggCAACGCAGTTGTGGATAAAAGGTACAGGGTTTACTATACCAAAGTTGATTCATAATGATCATCTGATGCGTATATCTTCTTACACATTGGGTATTTTCAGATTAGCTCCACAAGATTATCATCGTTTCCATTCACCAGTCGATGGAGTTATTGAAAGCATTAAGCATATTGATGGAGAGTATTACACTGTCAACCCAATGGCTATTCGATCGGAATTGGATGTATTTGGAGAGAACGTCAGAACAATTGTAACtattaaaacaaaagatTTTGGAAATATATACTTTATTGCTGTTGGAGCTATGATGGTTGGATCGATTGTTCTTACAAAAGACACAGGGTACGAAATCTCAAAAGGTGAAGAATTGGGGtattttaaatttggaGGGTCTACtgttttattgttaattgAAAGTgacaaatttaaatttgatactGATCTTGTCAAAAACTCATCGTCCGGTTTAGAGACTCTTCTTCGAGTGGGTCAAAGCATTGGCCATAGTCCAGATATTGACGAGTACAAGCGTGATCATATTTCgtttgataaattggatAAGAATAAACAACTTCGATTGATTAGAGTATTGACTGGTGGTGACTTAAAAGATAAACATATGCTAAGTAACTGGGAAGCTACCAAGATAGATATGGAAGATTTTCAAGCTATTGAAGACGAAGAAACATTTGATGAGGATATACTTGATGAAGATGCATCAATCAAAAGTGAAGATTAAGGACGTACATTAAGcaaataaatgaataaatagGTAAATACATTAAGCAtagaaatcaataaatgagTTTATGATAATTATGGAACCGGGCCATAATAGGTTGCTGGTCGATATAGctcttcttcttgaaaCCCTCTCTCTTCCTCTAGATGTCTAATATGCCACCCTACATATTCCATTTCCTGTTGGATATAGTGTATTTCCTTATGTATTTGGGAATCAAAGTATAGTGGAACAATGAAAACCTTGGTGATAATTGGAGTAATAATGGATCCTGCAACTAATCCTTTGAATGCAGAAGAGAGGTAGGACATATGTGATATGGATTCTGAAATGGAAACGTAAATCAGCCAAAATAAAtggatatatatatatatataaatagtAAACaagttttttgtttaacaaACTCCCcccgaaaaaaaaataaagtaaATCAAAGATATTAAATCAGAATTAAAGTAAACCTTTCCCAAAAGTAAAATAGATCAACAGCagaataatttgaaatggaaaaaaatgaatcagtataaataatatttacagtatttataatgaattatatcTTTCCCACCCATGTGCTACTATTATCCTTACCATTCGGGATAGATAGGgaagaaaaatgaaatcaatGAACTAAAACAAAGAATAATCTCCGGggaagaatttttttaaaaagaataataattacaCAATACCCTTAGTCTTTGAAATAGagaatatataaatactAGTACATTAATAGAGTCTTTTAACTTTAATGAATAATGGTTAATTAGgtgttgttggttgttgtcttagtatcaattgaaaaacgTAATCGGCCCTTTAAATAGAGTGTCAATATAAGAATGATCTATTTTACTTAATTCCCCGCTTATCTGTTGTtattcccttttttttttttttcgttatCATTGAAGACCATCCGAGGATAATTGAGTCCTCATTTTATTACGTAATCATGACGACTCATGAGCGGAATTTTAAATACGTGTAACAAAGACGacacaaaaaaatgaaaatactGTCAATTCTGCATATATCTATCCTATATTGTATActcaaaataattttacTTCTTTTGTTGTCCACCATACAATTTTCTCCATTCATCAATCTTCTTGTCATCAATTCTTGTGAACAAATATTGTGCTTTACCAATACAGTGACCTGGTAACAACaccaattcaaatttatttgtAATTGATAAGGCAGGAGcattcaaaatttgatcaattttagCTGTTGTTTCTGGCATAAAAGGGTAAATAATAGCACTAActaaataaaccaaattaattgcaacagcaacaactgCATCTGATTTGGCAGGTTGGTTGGCATACAACGAATTATCCAACTTGTTGTCTTGCAAAAATTGGTTCCCTCTGGATGATATAGCCATGGCAAGTTCTAAACCTTTTCTCAAATTCACATTTTCCATGTTGTCAATGTAACTGGCCAACAAAGAATTAATATCAGTTTCAAACTTGCCGTAATCTGGTATGTTCTTAGTATCGAATTTTGGAATAACTCCATTATATTTGGCAATAACAAACTTAACAATTCTATTAACAAAGTTACCCAAATTGGCCAATAATTCAGAATTGTTTTTAGCAACAAATTCATCCCAGGAGAAATGAGCATCTTGAGTTTCTGGTCTATTTGAGGCCAAGTAATATCTCCAAACAGAAGGTGAGACTCCAGTTTCCTTGGCATTGTTACCAAACACTCCAACACCTCTACTCTTGGAGAATTTGCCGTTTTCATATTGCAAATATTCGGTAGTACTCAAATGGTGTAACTTGGTCCACTTGTCACCAGTACCAATTTGAGAGGCTGGGAAAACAACAGTATGGAATGGAACATTATCTTTACCCATAAACTGATACAAATCAACGTTCTCTGGGTTTCTCCACCATTTGAGATAATCATCGGTGTTTGAATCTTTGAAATAATTAGCAGTTATGGAAACATAACCAATTGTGGCATCAAACCACACGTATAAAACTTTCTTGTCGTATCCCTTCAATGGAACTGGTGTACCCCAGATTAAATCTCTGGTAATACATCTTGGTTCTAAACCTCTTTTAATCCAAGAGTCTGTAATATTCTTAGAATTTTTGGACCAAGCACCCTTTGCTGAAGAATCAAGAACCCATTCCTTCAATGGTTCTTCCAAGTCATTCAACTTAAGGTAAATATGGGTTGATTCTTTAACAACAGGGGTATTGCCATCAACTTTACAACGGGGATTAATCAATTCCAATGGATCCAATAAGTTACCACATTTGTCACATTGGTCTCCTCTGGCATCTTCATAATCACATTTTGGACAAGTACCTTCAACAAATCTGTCAGCAAGGAAAGATTTATGGTGTTCACAATATAATTGTTCTGtagttttttcttccaaGTATCCTTTATTGTGCAATTTCATAAATATATCTTGAGCAATTTCAGTTTGCAAAGGGGTTGTGGTTCTCCCGAAATAGTCAAATCCAATATCAAACCAATCATAGACTTCTTTATGAATAGCATGGTATTTGTCACATAATTGTTGTGGGGTGACATTTTCTTCCAAAGCCTTGGTCTCTGTGGCAGTACCGTATTCATCAGTACCACAAATGAATAAAGTATTGTAGTTTCTATTCTTGGCATAACGGCTGTAAATGTCAGCAGACAAAACCGACCCAACAATGTTACCCAAATGAGGAACATTGTTAACATATGGTAAGGCTGAAGTAATTAAAATGTTTCTTTCGTCAGATTTAGGAAGAATTTTGTTTGCTTGTTTTTTCACTAAATGACCAGTTTCGACATTTTGCTTCCCGGTGTTGGTTTCCTTTTCTCTTTCCACTGGGGTAATTTCTAAAGCGTTTTTGATACCTGTTGCAACTTCTGGTAATTGTGAAAACTTGATAAACcattcattttctttattgtcTTTGAAAGCAGGATATAAACTTGCAAATACAATAATCTGAGAAGGTGTTAGTTCTTCCTTAGCAAACTTTGGTAAACCGGTGATTTTGGCGATTTCATCTTTcttgtttgatttaattgctGCATACAACACTTCTTCCTCAAATTGAATAGCTTCAGTGGTGTTGAAGTCGTTGGCTAAGTATTTAACGATTGCATTTGGCTCAACCAATTCAAAACCGGATTTCTTATCTTTTAAAGacaaatttgattcaacTTCATTCAAAGCTAATTCCACTTTAGGTTGAAAAGCTGCTAATGCAATAGATAACTTTAAGTTATTAGCCAATGCTAATAATGTGTTACCTTTAACTCCATATACTTCCAAGGacattattgttgtttggtGGGTTGTTATAAGTCTATAATGAGTCAATGggcaaaattttttttttttttttttttcaccacATTGTGTAATGAGtccattgaaaaagatgCGGTCTCTGGCACCCAAACAGAAATAGTTTAATTCTGAAGCCACATACGAGAATATACTACTCGATCACCcattaataaaacaacacaattgaaaacaaatataaactatttgttttgattatgAGGAAAACAGTAACACCAATCCGTTTATTATCTGACGGTATTCGTGTCAAAGATAAATGGAATAGTTTGATCTCCaatcttgaaattgaaCCAACAAACAGTGCCGGCCCACTATCTGGAACCACCTATATAGTGAAGGACAATATAGTCACAAACCATGGTTATACCACTGCTGCGTCTAAAATACTATCTAATTACGAATCACCTTTTAATGCCACAATACTAGACTTGTTGTCAAATAATGGTTCGAAACTAATAGGTAAATCAAACTTGGATGAATTCGGTATGGGATCAGCAAACTATAATTCATACTTTAACAAAGTGATTAATCCCTATGATGATACGAAAGTTCCCGGTGGCTCTTCTGGTGGCTCTGCTGCTTCTGTTGCTGGGAAAATGTGTTCATTCAGTATTGGCACTGATACAGGAGGATCGGTGCGGTTGCCAGCAAGCTATTGTAACGTATTTGGATTTAAACCTACTTATGGTCGAATTTCTAGATGGGGAGTTATACCTTACGCCCAGACATTAGATACAGTGGGAATTATAGGTGACAATGTCAATATTATAAAACGTGTTTATGATGTGCTTAATAGGTGTGATAATAAAGATCCCACTTGTTTGCCTGAGGATgttagaaagaaaattccAACCactgaaaagaaaatattgacCATTGGGGTTCCAAATGAGTTTGTGTTGAAAGAATTATCTGCCGATGTTAGAGAAGCCTGGGAATACGCACTTACCAAAATATGTGAATTAGGGCATTCAGTGAAGCCTATAACTATAAAGACTATTAAGAAGGCATTACCATCATACTATACTTTAGCAACTGCTGAAGCTGCGTCAAATCTTTCAAGATATGATGGCATAAGATACGGGTATAACACTAACGAAATGGTTCATTCGCCCATAGAATTAATTGCAACCAATAGATCAAACGGTTTTGGTAGTGAAGTGCAGAGACGTATTTTATTAGGAAACTATACCTTGTCTTCTGACTCTGGGGACCATTATTTGAGAGCTACCCAAATTCGAGAGGAATTGTGTGCAGAATTCTCCTCagttttcaacaattctcATGTATTGCTTCAGGATGAACAATCACTGAACAATGTAGATTTGATAATGTcaccaacatcaacaaGCACAGCACCTACGTGGGACGAATATGTTTCAGCAAATGAGAAGAATTTCTTAAACAGTTATGTAAATGACGTCCTAACGGTCCCCGCATCCTTAGCAGGGATTCCAGCAATATCTGTACCGGTCAATGGGATCGGGATTCAATTGATGGGACAATTTGGTGACGATGACTTGGTTTTACAATTGGCTGATCAAATCTAGATGTGAATTCTAACTCTCACAATTAGTTGTATATGTATGTACATAAAagtcaaaatcaaataataataatagtaataaaaatttagGATTACACGAACATGTAGCTTTATAAGTTGAATTATCATAACGTCGTAAGAAGTGGAACTTGCTTGTTTACATAAAAAAACCATGCTGTACCCATTACCACAATTTGGATTGAAAACATTGAAATGTGAATGcgtaaaaagaaaataaaaagttgttgaaataCTTTTATCTTACGCTTCATCcacaaaagaaatatcCACCAATTATTTCCGCCCTAATAAGGTTAAAAATTCCTCTCTTGTCTTTTGTTGATCACGGAAGCAGCCCAACATACAACTTGTGGTGGTTGAAGAACCGGTTTTCTGAACTCCTCTACTAACCATACACATATGTGTGGCTTCAATAACAACGGCAACACCTCTTGGTTTCAAGATTTCACTTAAGGCCATGGCAATTTGTTTGGTTAGTCTTTCTTGTACCTGGAATCTTCTGGAATACATTTCTGCTAATCTTGCCAACTTACTTAACCCTAAAACTCTTTTATTGGGAATATATGCGATATGAGCTTTCCCGAAAAATGGGACCAAATGATGTTCACAAAGCGAATAAATCTCAATATCTCTTACAATAACCATTTCATCATGATCTTCTTCAAAAACTGCTCTTTTAATAACATCCCTGATATTATCTTCATATCCTTTTGTGAAGTATAACATGGCACGAGCATATCGTTCAGGGGTTTCCAATAATCCTTCACGTGAAGTATCCTCACCTAATTCCTCCAAAATTACTTTCACAGCTGAGGCAATACGTTCTTCTCTTGCTTTAGCTTCTTCTGATGTTTGTTCTATTCTAAGTCTTGCACCTTGAGATGGCCATGATAACCCATCGCTATCAATTGGTGGGTTTAAGATCAATGGAGATGCTGCACGTGTTTGCAAGGGAGTTTCTATTAAATCTCTAGGTAAAAAATTTGGAGATACTAAATTCGATGAAGCAACCAATTTAGATCTTTTGATAGGTACAGTTGATTTTAGTCCTTCTTGAGTTCCATTGGCATCTTCTTCGCGAAGATGGTGTTTTGGATTATGTGATGGATTTGACATTATTAGTGGATAAATATTAAGTGACCTTTTGTGGTGTCTAGTAGGTTACACTCCCTCTCTCGTATAGTATTAAACAACAGTttacaattgataaatttcaatGAGCGAGCGAgagaagaataataatcGAAGtcagaaaattttttttggtgcgGTCTTAATTCTATTGCGACTTAATGCGTGTGAAATTTGAGAATGATTTATTTCTCATTTCCAATCGGATACCAATTCATAACCGCTGATAAACTAGATTAGAatccaccaaaaaaaaaatgagagaaaataaaagaCAATTATATACTATAAAATAACGTAATTATAAAAGACCaagtaaataaaataataatagtaaaaaaaaaaaaagcaacgaaaaccaatatatatatatttacatAAACACCAAGAGCTTACTccatcaaacaaaaaaaaacagccTTAACGTTCTTCAGCAAATGGATTTAAAACTCTTACTGTCAAACATGGCAAAGCCATACCAATTTCAGCCCTCAATAAAACAGGAACTTGTGTCAATTCCTTAATCACCTGGATGTATGAATCACCCTCAACTCTGGTGATGGTATTTTGCAAATAAGGTTCCAAGCTAAAAGTATTACCACTAGCAGAAATCCtagatgaagaattggttCTGATATTCTTAGGAATCTCGGCTTGAGTTGGCGATGAAGGCATAGATCTTGTTTCATCTTTTTCCACTGCATTTAACTCATTACCTTTCAAGGATGGCACTGTTAACTTGGGAGGttccaaattcaatttagatAACTTCTCAGCAACTGAATCTGCTGGAGTGGTAGACTTTTCCAAAGCTGTTTTGCTTTGAATCTTGGCTGCTTGTAAAGCAGATGTTCTGTACTTATTTTTGATAGAGTTTCTGTACGACA
Encoded proteins:
- a CDS encoding glutamyl-tRNA(gln) amidotransferase subunit, mitochondrial precursor, putative (In S. cerevisiae: may be involved in aerobic respiration) gives rise to the protein MRKTVTPIRLLSDGIRVKDKWNSLISNLEIEPTNSAGPLSGTTYIVKDNIVTNHGYTTAASKILSNYESPFNATILDLLSNNGSKLIGKSNLDEFGMGSANYNSYFNKVINPYDDTKVPGGSSGGSAASVAGKMCSFSIGTDTGGSVRLPASYCNVFGFKPTYGRISRWGVIPYAQTLDTVGIIGDNVNIIKRVYDVLNRCDNKDPTCLPEDVRKKIPTTEKKILTIGVPNEFVLKELSADVREAWEYALTKICELGHSVKPITIKTIKKALPSYYTLATAEAASNLSRYDGIRYGYNTNEMVHSPIELIATNRSNGFGSEVQRRILLGNYTLSSDSGDHYLRATQIREELCAEFSSVFNNSHVLLQDEQSSNNVDLIMSPTSTSTAPTWDEYVSANEKNFLNSYVNDVLTVPASLAGIPAISVPVNGIGIQLMGQFGDDDLVLQLADQI
- a CDS encoding methionyl-tRNA synthetase, cytoplasmic, putative (Similar to S. cerevisiae MES1;~In S. cerevisiae: forms a complex with glutamyl-tRNA synthetase (Gus1p) and Arc1p, which increases the catalytic efficiency of both tRNA synthetases; also has a role in nuclear export of tRNAs); its protein translation is MSLEVYGVKGNTLLALANNLKLSIALAAFQPKVELALNEVESNLSLKDKKSGFELVEPNAIVKYLANDFNTTEAIQFEEEVLYAAIKSNKKDEIAKITGLPKFAKEELTPSQIIVFASLYPAFKDNKENEWFIKFSQLPEVATGIKNALEITPVEREKETNTGKQNVETGHLVKKQANKILPKSDERNILITSALPYVNNVPHLGNIVGSVLSADIYSRYAKNRNYNTLFICGTDEYGTATETKALEENVTPQQLCDKYHAIHKEVYDWFDIGFDYFGRTTTPLQTEIAQDIFMKLHNKGYLEEKTTEQLYCEHHKSFLADRFVEGTCPKCDYEDARGDQCDKCGNLLDPLELINPRCKVDGNTPVVKESTHIYLKLNDLEEPLKEWVLDSSAKGAWSKNSKNITDSWIKRGLEPRCITRDLIWGTPVPLKGYDKKVLYVWFDATIGYVSITANYFKDSNTDDYLKWWRNPENVDLYQFMGKDNVPFHTVVFPASQIGTGDKWTKLHHLSTTEYLQYENGKFSKSRGVGVFGNNAKETGVSPSVWRYYLASNRPETQDAHFSWDEFVAKNNSELLANLGNFVNRIVKFVIAKYNGVIPKFDTKNIPDYGKFETDINSLLASYIDNMENVNLRKGLELAMAISSRGNQFLQDNKLDNSLYANQPAKSDAVVAVAINLVYLVSAIIYPFMPETTAKIDQILNAPALSITNKFELVLLPGHCIGKAQYLFTRIDDKKIDEWRKLYGGQQKK
- a CDS encoding phosphatidylserine decarboxylase proenzyme precursor, putative [contains: phosphatidylserine decarboxylase beta chain; phosphatidylserine decarboxylase alpha chain] (Similar to S. cerevisiae PSD2;~In S. cerevisiae: converts phosphatidylserine to phosphatidylethanolamine), which produces MRSSGYLNSNNGSSTSLESNNVNKSTDKNQLYLKVVCNCATDLVPQGITGTGSESKKTYSSSKSINPVLVVQLNNTIKSTSKKLNTNQPSWNDELYMPLKHQDDSSLLIFSVWDKHTRYKNYLGELRLNVRDVFVDNGNFVDKTELKWYHLNSNTKYHSFITGSILVGFELVIKNKKKRFHSSYNDKFQQLSIDSDVESAFKSWLSNLTKPTIYSVNNKINPNDQGFYDDELVNEADLESVLTDKSKKSHLNVPGVNGLLSVPGDDSNDAGSFSDTSFLSDGGYASDASANLFDHREALPDSKKSRIKSKMRLRRSKQEYENFELASRQVLGVVFIEIVSCEDLPPYKNFTRTSFDMDPFVVVSFGKKTFRTGWKRHTLNPVFNERLAFELLPHESNFSIQFLVLDKDHFSFHDNVAHISLPLRTLTEYATAKPTEGENSDVNTSDSNSNSQIGNGFTTEDTEFPENDSVQIIENETPSNKQSRKRYLSRKKVVKTHLDLKKFKAMSLSLQLHDQKYIGKYAPKLKIRVRFETYPELRKKFWRVLLEESISTPDNRDSCDYIELISLLDTLGCVNSDELVELFYSNLGKSSWGGDLLFFDEIVDQMETYINQNADNGKVKIFEFEKCPICNQKRVSKKQDLDIITHFAICASKDWSVVSKLLSSSYVTPTQATKKWFTKALIKLTYGKYKLGGNSANILVQDRMTGIIVEEKMSVYVRLGIRLLYKGLDKARSKRVRILLKNMSIKQGKKFDAPQSKSDIASFIRFHKLDLDECEIDDPSQFATFNDFFYRKLKPGAREIEDEKNSKIVTSPADCRSVVFESIDKATQLWIKGTGFTIPKLIHNDHSMRISSYTLGIFRLAPQDYHRFHSPVDGVIESIKHIDGEYYTVNPMAIRSELDVFGENVRTIVTIKTKDFGNIYFIAVGAMMVGSIVLTKDTGYEISKGEELGYFKFGGSTVLLLIESDKFKFDTDLVKNSSSGLETLLRVGQSIGHSPDIDEYKRDHISFDKLDKNKQLRLIRVLTGGDLKDKHMLSNWEATKIDMEDFQAIEDEETFDEDILDEDASIKSED
- a CDS encoding GTP cyclohydrolase I, putative (Similar to S. cerevisiae FOL2;~In S. cerevisiae: catalyzes the first step in the folic acid biosynthetic pathway) encodes the protein MSNPSHNPKHHLREEDANGTQEGLKSTVPIKRSKLVASSNLVSPNFLPRDLIETPLQTRAASPLILNPPIDSDGLSWPSQGARLRIEQTSEEAKAREERIASAVKVILEELGEDTSREGLLETPERYARAMLYFTKGYEDNIRDVIKRAVFEEDHDEMVIVRDIEIYSLCEHHLVPFFGKAHIAYIPNKRVLGLSKLARLAEMYSRRFQVQERLTKQIAMALSEILKPRGVAVVIEATHMCMVSRGVQKTGSSTTTSCMLGCFRDQQKTREEFLTLLGRK